One genomic window of Clostridium taeniosporum includes the following:
- a CDS encoding aconitate hydratase produces the protein MGDNLVYKILKKHIVEGILNTGEPISIKIDKTLTQDSTGTMAYLQLEAMGIDRVKTKKSVAFIDHNMLQQGFENADDHKFIQTVASKYGVYFSKPGNGICHQIFLERFATPGDTLIGSDSHTPTAGGVGMLAMGAGGLDVALAMGGGAYNINTPKVVKVELKGKLNKMVAAKDVILEVLRICTVKGGVGKVFEYCGEGIKSLSVPERGTITNMGAELGATTSIFPSDERTLEFFKAQGREEDWIELKADKDAVYDEEIVIDLSDLKPLTAKPHSPDNVVSVEEAGKIKVDQVFIGSCTNSSYEDLMKVSKILKGNKVNKDVSLVIGPGSRQVMEMIARNGALADIISSGARILENSCGPCIGMGQAPGTNGISLRTVNRNFYGRSGTLSGQIYIVSPETAAVSAIKGYLTDPREMAVDIKVDMPEKFIIDDSMILAPAKANEEVEVVRGPNIKPFPINKQLENNIDGKVLIKVEDNITTDHIMPSNSKLLPFRSNIPYLSGFCFNTIDTEFPKRAKEFNGGFIVAGENYGQGSSREHAALAPLYLGVKAVIAKSFARIHKANLINNGIVPIEFKDPLDYEKLDLIDDLIIEDIKGSLDNGLLKIKNSTKNIEIEALVKLTSKEIDVIRAGGRLNYVKFNS, from the coding sequence GTGGGAGATAATTTAGTTTATAAGATTTTAAAGAAGCATATTGTTGAAGGAATTTTAAATACAGGTGAACCAATTTCAATTAAAATTGATAAAACATTAACGCAAGATTCAACTGGAACAATGGCATATCTTCAATTGGAAGCAATGGGAATAGATAGAGTAAAAACTAAGAAGTCTGTAGCATTTATTGATCATAATATGCTTCAACAAGGATTTGAAAATGCAGATGACCATAAATTTATTCAAACAGTAGCTTCTAAGTATGGAGTGTATTTTTCAAAACCTGGTAATGGAATATGCCATCAAATATTTTTAGAAAGATTTGCTACTCCAGGAGACACTCTTATAGGTTCAGATAGTCATACACCAACAGCTGGTGGTGTTGGAATGCTTGCAATGGGAGCGGGTGGTTTAGATGTAGCTCTTGCAATGGGTGGCGGAGCATACAATATAAACACACCTAAGGTTGTTAAAGTTGAACTTAAAGGAAAACTTAATAAAATGGTAGCAGCAAAAGACGTAATTTTAGAAGTACTTAGAATATGTACTGTAAAAGGTGGAGTTGGAAAAGTATTTGAATATTGTGGAGAAGGTATTAAGAGTCTATCAGTTCCAGAAAGAGGCACAATAACTAATATGGGTGCTGAACTTGGTGCTACAACATCAATATTCCCTAGTGATGAGAGAACTTTAGAATTTTTTAAGGCTCAAGGTAGAGAAGAAGATTGGATAGAATTAAAAGCTGATAAAGATGCAGTATATGATGAAGAAATAGTTATAGATTTAAGTGATTTAAAACCATTAACTGCCAAACCTCATAGTCCAGATAATGTTGTAAGTGTTGAAGAAGCTGGAAAAATAAAAGTTGATCAAGTATTTATAGGAAGTTGTACTAATTCTTCTTATGAAGATTTGATGAAAGTTTCTAAAATATTAAAAGGAAATAAAGTTAATAAAGATGTAAGTTTAGTTATTGGACCAGGTTCAAGACAAGTTATGGAGATGATTGCAAGAAATGGTGCATTAGCAGATATAATTAGTTCGGGAGCAAGAATACTTGAAAATTCTTGTGGTCCATGCATTGGAATGGGGCAAGCACCAGGAACAAATGGAATATCTTTAAGAACTGTAAACAGAAATTTTTACGGTAGGAGTGGAACATTATCAGGACAAATATATATTGTAAGTCCAGAAACAGCAGCAGTTTCAGCTATAAAAGGTTATTTAACTGATCCAAGAGAAATGGCTGTAGATATAAAAGTAGATATGCCTGAGAAGTTTATCATAGATGATTCAATGATTTTAGCACCTGCTAAAGCTAATGAAGAAGTTGAAGTGGTTAGAGGTCCTAATATAAAACCATTCCCAATAAATAAGCAGCTTGAAAATAATATAGATGGTAAGGTATTAATTAAAGTAGAGGATAATATTACAACAGATCATATAATGCCTTCTAATTCAAAATTATTACCATTTAGATCTAACATACCATATCTTTCAGGATTCTGTTTTAATACAATAGATACAGAATTTCCTAAGAGAGCTAAAGAATTTAATGGAGGATTTATAGTAGCAGGAGAAAATTATGGTCAAGGTTCAAGTAGAGAACATGCAGCACTAGCTCCTTTATACTTAGGTGTAAAGGCAGTTATTGCAAAATCATTTGCTAGAATACATAAAGCAAATTTAATAAATAATGGAATAGTACCAATTGAGTTTAAAGATCCTTTAGATTATGAAAAGTTAGATTTAATTGATGATTTAATTATAGAAGATATAAAAGGTAGTTTGGATAATGGATTATTAAAAATTAAAAATTCGACCAAAAATATTGAAATAGAAGCATTAGTTAAATTAACATCAAAAGAGATAGATGTTATAAGAGCAGGTGGAAGATTAAATTATGTAAAATTTAATTCTTAA
- a CDS encoding GGDEF domain-containing protein encodes MNNKFKNRIFTYIIPIFVIIILILIGFSVSIIEVNQVITKGNKSVMVKASENNSMFINYNLKDNIQYMKQISGILNKLNDFKKDDIMNFLKLEEKKDFLTTGIVSNDGTLSCINGSISNINNKNYFKEWKKTNEDILRVDTDLKTGEKVFIYITSLFCNNKIQGALYGTLSFKDIEKAFISNSKFYQQVETYILDKNGHILIGSGQLLNILEDNNIFSYNDLNDFEILKDDLTNEKDDSIFITLNKNKYILSYSKLNDFHEYYVLSLIDASNIHEKQYRITFLMTILASFIILIFLALLIYINLYRNKKEKLIKDIAFIDDITGGKTLTKFKMDLKELLQVNRGSSYALVEFDIVRFKIINDIWGYKTGNLLLKHISDILNSKLSHEEIFCRVRDDLFILLLKHNGENEIINKINELDRYMRFFDRGIKEIPNFSLSYGVYVVDRTEEDINKMIDNVAFARETSKSNCNEFIGFYDIQLQSKLIQQKQIEDVMYSALKNREFQLYLQPKYDINLKRCIGAEALVRWNNPKRGLINPIEFIPLFEKNGFIVNLDMFIFEEVCSKIDQWKKNNIKLIPISVNISRINLKNVEHFIRNINSIFNKYDIDPSLIEIEITESAIFNHYDNILEALLRLKAIGFSISLDDFGTGLSSLNILKDLPIDTIKLDREFLNSKDSSKKGKIVISNIVRMVKELDLNVICEGVETNEQAEFLSGLGCNNAQGYLYAKPMPVKDFEEKELIFQLI; translated from the coding sequence ATGAATAACAAATTTAAAAACAGGATTTTTACTTATATTATACCTATTTTTGTTATTATAATTTTAATATTAATTGGATTTTCTGTAAGCATAATAGAAGTTAATCAAGTAATAACTAAAGGCAATAAATCTGTTATGGTAAAAGCATCAGAAAATAACTCTATGTTTATAAATTATAATTTAAAAGATAACATACAATATATGAAACAAATATCAGGTATTCTCAATAAATTAAACGATTTCAAGAAAGACGATATTATGAATTTTTTAAAGTTGGAAGAAAAAAAAGATTTTTTAACAACTGGAATAGTAAGTAATGATGGAACTTTAAGTTGTATTAATGGTTCAATTAGTAATATTAATAACAAAAATTATTTTAAAGAATGGAAGAAAACTAATGAAGATATATTAAGAGTAGATACTGATTTAAAAACAGGTGAAAAAGTATTTATATATATTACATCACTATTTTGTAACAACAAAATTCAGGGTGCATTATATGGAACATTATCATTTAAAGATATAGAAAAAGCATTTATATCTAATTCTAAATTTTATCAACAAGTTGAAACATATATATTAGATAAAAATGGTCATATATTAATAGGATCAGGTCAATTACTTAATATATTAGAAGATAATAATATATTTTCATATAATGATTTAAATGACTTTGAGATATTAAAAGATGATTTAACTAATGAAAAGGATGATTCTATATTTATTACATTAAATAAAAATAAATATATTTTATCATATTCTAAATTAAATGATTTTCATGAATACTATGTTTTATCTTTAATAGACGCATCAAATATACATGAAAAACAATATCGCATAACGTTTTTAATGACCATATTAGCTAGTTTTATTATATTAATATTTTTAGCACTTTTAATTTATATAAATTTGTATAGAAATAAGAAAGAAAAATTAATTAAAGATATAGCATTTATTGATGATATTACTGGCGGAAAAACTTTAACTAAATTTAAGATGGATTTAAAAGAACTCTTACAAGTAAATAGGGGTTCATCATATGCATTAGTAGAATTTGATATAGTTAGATTTAAAATAATAAATGATATATGGGGATATAAAACTGGAAATTTATTATTAAAACATATATCTGATATTTTAAATAGTAAACTATCCCATGAAGAAATATTTTGTAGAGTAAGAGATGATTTGTTTATATTGCTATTAAAGCATAATGGTGAAAATGAAATTATAAACAAAATTAATGAATTGGATAGATATATGAGATTTTTTGATAGAGGTATTAAAGAAATACCTAATTTTTCTCTTTCATATGGAGTATATGTTGTTGATAGAACTGAAGAAGATATAAATAAAATGATTGATAATGTAGCTTTTGCAAGGGAAACGTCAAAAAGTAATTGCAATGAATTTATAGGATTTTATGATATACAATTACAAAGTAAATTAATACAACAAAAACAAATAGAGGATGTTATGTATAGTGCATTAAAAAATAGAGAGTTTCAATTATATTTACAACCCAAATATGATATAAATTTGAAAAGATGCATTGGTGCAGAGGCTCTTGTAAGATGGAATAATCCTAAAAGAGGTTTAATAAATCCAATAGAATTCATACCTTTATTTGAGAAAAATGGATTTATAGTTAATTTGGATATGTTTATTTTTGAAGAAGTATGTTCAAAAATAGATCAATGGAAAAAAAATAATATTAAATTGATTCCTATATCTGTTAACATATCAAGAATTAATTTAAAGAATGTGGAACATTTTATAAGAAATATAAATTCAATATTTAATAAATATGATATAGATCCAAGCTTAATAGAAATTGAAATTACAGAAAGTGCTATATTTAATCATTATGATAATATATTAGAAGCACTTCTTAGATTAAAGGCAATTGGATTTAGTATATCATTAGATGATTTTGGAACTGGTCTTTCTTCGCTTAATATATTAAAGGATTTACCTATTGATACAATTAAACTTGATAGAGAATTTTTAAATAGTAAGGATAGCTCTAAAAAAGGAAAAATAGTAATATCCAATATTGTTAGAATGGTAAAAGAATTAGATTTAAATGTTATATGTGAAGGAGTAGAAACAAATGAACAAGCTGAATTCTTAAGTGGATTAGGTTGCAATAATGCACAAGGGTATTTGTACGCAAAACCTATGCCAGTAAAAGATTTTGAAGAAAAAGAATTGATTTTTCAGTTAATTTAG
- the nrdG gene encoding anaerobic ribonucleoside-triphosphate reductase activating protein, translating into MDKKIRLAGIAYESLVNGPGIRRVFFSQGCIHNCKGCFNPDTHDFNGGEERDMDELIEDVLCNPMVKGITFSGGDPFERAEQLSYMAKIFKENNKNIWSYTGYTFEFIMNNLEKRKGWKDLINNIDVLVDGKFEEDKKEDGLKFRGSSNQRIIDVKESLKSDKVVLLDI; encoded by the coding sequence TTGGATAAAAAAATACGTTTAGCAGGTATTGCATATGAAAGTTTAGTAAATGGCCCAGGAATAAGAAGAGTTTTCTTTTCACAAGGATGTATACATAATTGTAAGGGATGCTTTAATCCAGATACTCATGATTTTAATGGTGGAGAAGAAAGAGATATGGATGAATTAATAGAAGATGTCTTATGTAATCCGATGGTAAAAGGTATTACATTTAGTGGTGGTGATCCTTTTGAAAGAGCAGAACAACTTTCTTATATGGCTAAAATATTCAAGGAGAATAACAAAAATATTTGGTCTTATACAGGTTATACCTTTGAATTTATAATGAATAATTTAGAAAAACGTAAAGGTTGGAAAGATTTAATAAACAATATAGATGTATTAGTAGATGGAAAATTTGAAGAAGATAAAAAAGAAGATGGGCTAAAATTTAGAGGATCATCTAATCAAAGAATAATAGATGTAAAAGAAAGTTTAAAATCTGATAAAGTAGTACTTTTAGATATTTAA
- a CDS encoding DNA-3-methyladenine glycosylase — MVLNKNFYKRDALEVAKGLLGKILVREIDGVILKGRIVETEAYIGSIDKASHAYNGRRTERTEPLFREGGIAYVYFIYGLYHCFNVISGENDDGQGVLIRALEPLNNFDYISLKRFNKKYGELSSAKKKELTNGPSKLCMAFGIDKKDNYKILYEKDDLYIENSCESYKIIETTRIGIDYAEEARDFPWRFYIKNNKYVSKK, encoded by the coding sequence TTGGTTTTAAATAAGAATTTTTATAAAAGAGATGCTTTGGAAGTTGCAAAAGGGTTACTTGGGAAAATATTAGTTAGAGAGATAGATGGTGTTATTTTAAAAGGAAGAATAGTAGAGACAGAAGCATATATTGGATCAATTGATAAAGCATCACATGCTTATAATGGAAGAAGAACTGAAAGAACAGAACCTCTATTTAGAGAAGGCGGAATAGCTTATGTTTATTTTATATATGGACTTTATCACTGTTTTAATGTAATAAGTGGAGAAAATGATGATGGTCAAGGAGTTTTAATTAGAGCATTAGAACCTTTAAATAATTTTGACTATATATCTTTAAAAAGATTCAATAAAAAATATGGAGAGTTATCTTCAGCTAAAAAGAAAGAACTAACTAATGGTCCATCAAAGTTATGTATGGCTTTTGGGATAGATAAGAAAGATAATTATAAAATACTTTATGAGAAAGATGATTTATATATAGAAAATAGTTGTGAAAGTTATAAAATTATTGAGACAACTAGAATTGGAATAGATTATGCAGAAGAAGCTAGAGATTTTCCATGGAGATTTTATATTAAAAATAATAAATATGTGTCTAAAAAATAA
- a CDS encoding LacI family DNA-binding transcriptional regulator has protein sequence MASTIKDVAKLSKVSVATVSRVLNDLGGYSEETRLRVLKVVDEIGYKRNAIARSLSTNTTRTIGVILPDVSTSFDGEIIRGIEDASHENNYSVILCNAGSKGIRTLAYLKILEERQLDAVIIVSIKIEDEYYKALKKLDIPYILISTTSPKYDMPNIKVNDLSAAYTATKYLLDRGHRKIAMISGTKDDPIAGLPRVKGYVKALSDYGINVDKDLITYGDFSYKSGIDCMNTLLERKKQFTAIFVASDDMAVGVLNVAYRKNIRVPDDLSIVGYDNTKVAIMSIPPLTTLSQPLYEMGCKAFNEILSMLNGSCFNEQIIMNHTIVERETVKWLK, from the coding sequence ATGGCATCAACAATAAAAGATGTAGCAAAATTATCCAAAGTATCTGTAGCTACAGTATCAAGGGTTCTAAATGATTTAGGAGGATATTCTGAAGAAACGAGGCTTAGAGTTCTTAAAGTAGTGGATGAAATTGGTTATAAAAGAAATGCTATTGCCAGATCATTATCAACTAATACAACAAGAACTATAGGTGTAATTTTACCTGATGTATCTACAAGTTTTGATGGTGAAATTATTCGTGGAATAGAAGATGCATCACATGAAAATAACTATAGTGTTATACTTTGTAATGCTGGTTCTAAAGGAATAAGAACTTTAGCATATCTAAAAATTTTAGAGGAAAGGCAATTAGATGCTGTAATTATTGTAAGTATAAAAATAGAAGATGAATATTATAAAGCTTTAAAAAAATTAGATATTCCATATATACTTATATCTACAACATCTCCTAAATATGATATGCCTAATATAAAAGTAAATGATCTATCAGCAGCTTATACTGCAACTAAATATTTATTAGATAGAGGTCACCGTAAAATCGCTATGATAAGTGGTACAAAAGATGATCCAATAGCAGGTTTACCTAGAGTAAAAGGATATGTTAAGGCACTTTCTGATTATGGAATAAATGTGGATAAAGATTTAATTACATATGGAGATTTCTCTTATAAAAGTGGAATTGATTGTATGAATACTTTATTGGAAAGAAAAAAACAATTTACAGCTATATTTGTAGCTAGTGATGATATGGCAGTAGGGGTTTTAAATGTTGCTTATAGAAAAAATATTAGAGTGCCAGATGATTTATCAATAGTAGGGTATGATAATACTAAAGTTGCAATAATGTCTATACCTCCATTAACTACATTATCACAACCATTATATGAGATGGGATGTAAGGCGTTTAATGAAATTCTAAGTATGTTAAATGGAAGTTGTTTCAATGAACAGATAATCATGAATCATACTATAGTAGAAAGAGAAACAGTAAAATGGTTAAAGTAA
- a CDS encoding glycoside hydrolase family 13 protein produces MKKNWWKESVVYQIYPRSFKDSNGDGIGDLRGIIEKLDYLKELGIDVIWLSPIYKSPNDDNGYDISDYKDIMNEFGTMADFDELLKLAHEKEIKIMMDLVVNHTSDEHKWFIESRKSKDNKYRDYYIWKKGKNNQPPNNWISCFSGSAWEYDKETDMYYLHLFSKKQPDLNWENPDLRNEVHSMMKWWLDKGIDGFRMDVINFISKNQEFPDGINGDFSKYSMNGPRIHEFLYEINEKVLRDKNLITVGEMPGVNVEEAKLYTGEDRNELNMVFQFEHTDLGNGKYGKWHKNSFKLTELKQILSKWQKGLENEGWNSLYWNNHDQPRVVSRFGNDKEYWKESAKMLATCLHMMKGTPYIYQGEEIGMTNVKFENLNDYKDIEIINAYNDLVVKKGRSHDEMMEGIYDRGRDNARTPMQWDNSENAGFTTGTPWIKLNPNYSKINVANQINDEDSIFNYYKKLIEIRKNNKIVVYGNYDLILDDSEEIYAYVRTLNDEKLLVICNFTGNNINFELPSNIKSEYKKLLISNYDKCNEKTLENISLRPYECRVYHI; encoded by the coding sequence ATGAAAAAAAATTGGTGGAAAGAAAGTGTAGTATATCAAATTTATCCTAGAAGTTTTAAAGATAGTAATGGGGATGGAATTGGAGATTTAAGAGGAATTATAGAGAAATTAGATTACTTAAAGGAATTAGGTATAGATGTAATTTGGCTTTCACCTATATATAAATCACCTAATGATGATAATGGTTATGATATAAGTGATTATAAAGATATAATGAATGAGTTTGGTACTATGGCTGATTTTGATGAGTTACTTAAATTAGCTCATGAAAAAGAAATAAAAATAATGATGGATTTAGTTGTAAATCATACATCAGATGAACATAAGTGGTTTATAGAAAGCAGGAAATCAAAGGACAATAAATATAGGGATTATTATATATGGAAGAAAGGTAAGAATAATCAGCCTCCAAATAATTGGATATCTTGTTTTAGTGGTTCAGCATGGGAATATGACAAAGAGACAGACATGTATTATTTACATTTATTTTCTAAAAAACAACCAGACTTAAACTGGGAAAATCCTGACTTAAGAAATGAAGTTCATTCTATGATGAAATGGTGGTTAGATAAAGGAATAGATGGATTTAGAATGGATGTTATTAATTTTATTTCTAAAAATCAAGAATTTCCTGATGGGATAAATGGTGATTTTAGTAAGTATTCTATGAATGGTCCAAGAATACATGAATTTTTATATGAAATAAATGAAAAAGTTTTAAGAGACAAAAATTTAATAACAGTCGGGGAAATGCCCGGTGTAAATGTGGAGGAAGCTAAATTATATACTGGTGAAGATAGAAATGAGCTTAATATGGTGTTTCAATTTGAACATACAGATCTAGGGAATGGTAAATATGGGAAATGGCATAAGAATTCTTTCAAATTAACAGAATTAAAACAAATATTATCTAAATGGCAAAAAGGATTAGAAAATGAAGGTTGGAACAGCTTGTATTGGAATAATCATGATCAACCAAGAGTTGTTTCAAGATTTGGCAATGATAAAGAGTATTGGAAAGAATCAGCTAAAATGTTAGCTACATGTCTCCATATGATGAAAGGAACTCCTTATATTTATCAAGGTGAAGAAATAGGAATGACTAATGTAAAGTTTGAAAATTTAAATGATTATAAAGATATAGAAATAATAAATGCTTATAATGATTTAGTAGTTAAAAAAGGAAGATCTCATGATGAAATGATGGAAGGAATTTATGATAGAGGTAGAGATAATGCACGTACACCTATGCAATGGGATAATAGTGAAAATGCTGGATTTACAACAGGAACTCCATGGATTAAATTAAATCCTAACTATAGTAAAATAAATGTTGCAAATCAAATAAATGATGAAGATTCTATTTTTAATTATTATAAAAAGCTTATAGAAATAAGAAAGAATAATAAAATAGTAGTTTACGGAAATTATGACTTAATATTAGATGATAGTGAAGAAATATATGCATATGTAAGAACATTAAATGATGAAAAATTATTAGTAATATGTAATTTCACTGGAAATAATATAAATTTTGAATTACCTAGCAATATAAAATCAGAATATAAAAAGCTTCTTATATCAAATTATGATAAATGTAATGAAAAAACATTAGAAAATATAAGTTTAAGACCTTATGAATGTAGAGTATATCATATTTAG
- a CDS encoding ABC transporter substrate-binding protein, whose product MKYKKILISCLTVCLLSTLLLTGCKSNDIKSADGREKVEVFLSKREAINTFKNFAEKFEKENPDIDIVISSPAEAVTVLKTRLVKNDVPDILTIAGEMNYGDFVDAGILEDLSNEKEIIYRVQPAYINVLKSLEFEPNNTLCGIPYACNAGGVVYNKDIFKKLNLKVPKTWDEFLNVAKKIKEAGITPFYFTLKDSWTAMPAWNALTANTQSKDFFIKRKKNEVTFKEQYKPIAEKLSKLLEYGHNDNFGIGYNDGNVAFAQGNAAMMIQGNWVIPEILKINPDMNLGMFVLPVNNDASKNNIVSGIDLLFALPKDSKHKKSAIKFLDFMTKNENVQQYSKEQFAIPAIKDIYQQDKTVEDLNPYFKNGMVLDFPDHHYPPSMQVSDLAQAYLFDKDIDKLLNSLDDRWNRAVQ is encoded by the coding sequence ATGAAATATAAAAAGATTCTTATTAGTTGTTTAACAGTTTGCCTTTTATCTACATTACTTCTAACTGGTTGTAAGAGTAATGATATTAAAAGTGCAGATGGAAGAGAAAAAGTAGAGGTTTTTCTTAGTAAACGAGAAGCTATAAATACATTTAAAAATTTCGCAGAAAAGTTTGAAAAAGAGAATCCAGATATAGATATAGTAATTAGTTCACCAGCTGAAGCTGTGACAGTGCTAAAAACAAGATTGGTAAAGAATGATGTTCCAGATATATTAACAATAGCAGGAGAAATGAATTATGGAGACTTTGTAGATGCAGGTATTTTAGAAGATTTATCTAATGAAAAAGAAATTATATATAGAGTACAACCAGCTTATATTAATGTTTTAAAAAGTTTAGAATTTGAACCTAATAACACATTGTGTGGAATACCTTATGCATGTAATGCAGGAGGAGTGGTTTACAATAAAGATATTTTTAAAAAATTAAATTTAAAAGTACCTAAAACATGGGATGAATTTTTAAATGTTGCTAAAAAGATAAAAGAAGCAGGAATTACACCTTTTTATTTTACATTAAAAGATTCATGGACTGCTATGCCAGCATGGAATGCCCTAACAGCTAATACTCAATCAAAAGATTTTTTTATTAAACGTAAAAAAAATGAAGTTACATTTAAAGAACAATATAAACCAATAGCTGAAAAGTTATCTAAGTTATTAGAGTATGGTCACAATGATAACTTTGGAATTGGATATAATGATGGAAATGTGGCTTTTGCGCAAGGAAATGCAGCAATGATGATACAAGGAAACTGGGTTATTCCGGAAATATTAAAAATAAATCCAGATATGAATTTAGGCATGTTTGTATTACCAGTAAACAATGATGCAAGTAAAAACAATATTGTTTCAGGTATCGATTTACTATTTGCTTTACCTAAAGATTCAAAACATAAGAAATCTGCAATTAAGTTTTTAGATTTTATGACTAAAAATGAAAACGTACAACAATATTCAAAAGAACAATTTGCAATTCCAGCAATAAAAGATATTTATCAACAAGATAAAACTGTAGAAGATTTAAATCCATATTTTAAAAATGGAATGGTTTTAGATTTCCCAGATCACCATTATCCACCATCAATGCAAGTTTCAGATTTAGCTCAAGCATATTTATTTGATAAGGATATAGATAAGTTATTAAACAGTTTAGATGATAGATGGAATAGGGCGGTACAATAA
- a CDS encoding carbohydrate ABC transporter permease gives MKEKKRVFLLMSMPAVILFFVFHTLPLLKGISYSFTNWRGFGTFKFIGLKNYISIFSDERIFNSYMFTFKFALLSTIIVNVISLILAVGLNSKIKFKSALRGMYFIPNILGGLIVGYIFNYIFTFILTSVGQAIGSEVLSKSILGNPNLAWLGVVVVVSWQAIAFNTIIYISGLQTISEDVYEASSIDGANKWIQFKKITFPLLAPFFTINMVLAMKNFLNVFDQIISLTNGGPSGSTESIAVLIYKAGFNGSQFGYQSANSVVYFIVVVAISLLQLKILERREMQL, from the coding sequence ATGAAAGAGAAAAAAAGAGTTTTTTTATTAATGTCAATGCCAGCAGTAATTCTATTTTTTGTTTTTCATACCCTACCTTTATTAAAGGGTATATCTTATAGTTTTACAAATTGGAGAGGATTTGGAACTTTTAAATTTATAGGATTAAAGAATTATATAAGTATATTTTCAGATGAAAGAATATTTAATTCATATATGTTTACATTTAAATTTGCATTACTTTCAACAATTATAGTAAATGTAATAAGTTTAATTTTAGCAGTAGGATTAAATTCTAAAATAAAATTTAAAAGTGCATTAAGAGGTATGTATTTTATTCCTAATATTTTAGGTGGATTAATAGTTGGATATATATTTAACTATATATTTACTTTTATATTGACAAGTGTAGGACAAGCGATAGGAAGTGAAGTATTAAGTAAAAGTATACTTGGAAATCCTAATTTAGCATGGCTTGGTGTAGTAGTAGTAGTATCTTGGCAAGCAATTGCCTTTAACACAATAATATATATTTCTGGACTTCAAACTATTTCGGAAGATGTATATGAGGCAAGTTCTATAGATGGTGCAAATAAATGGATACAATTTAAAAAGATAACGTTTCCTTTACTAGCTCCATTTTTTACTATAAATATGGTTCTGGCAATGAAAAACTTTTTAAATGTATTTGATCAAATAATATCACTTACTAATGGTGGTCCATCAGGATCAACTGAATCTATAGCTGTATTGATATATAAAGCTGGTTTTAATGGAAGCCAATTTGGATATCAATCAGCAAACTCAGTTGTTTATTTTATAGTTGTAGTTGCAATATCATTATTACAATTAAAAATCCTTGAAAGAAGGGAGATGCAATTATAA